A single Oceanimonas doudoroffii DNA region contains:
- the hemG gene encoding menaquinone-dependent protoporphyrinogen IX dehydrogenase, whose protein sequence is MEKLLVLYSSRNGQTHKIIEAMRPEFSGYDVELVDLHTNPKKNLSKYDKVLLGASIRYGRFHDSLYTFIHTHSEQLAVADSAFFCVCLTARKQEKAVPGNNAYIKKFLARSPWRPRTIGVFAGALKYSEYNWWQTRIIQLIMKITGGSTDTSQDLEFTDWDKVREFAKKIAGRG, encoded by the coding sequence ATGGAAAAACTGTTGGTGCTTTATTCATCCCGCAATGGTCAGACCCACAAGATCATTGAGGCGATGCGGCCGGAATTCAGTGGTTATGACGTGGAACTGGTGGATTTGCACACCAACCCCAAGAAAAACCTGAGCAAGTACGACAAGGTGCTGCTGGGGGCTTCCATTCGCTACGGCCGTTTTCACGACAGCCTGTACACCTTTATCCATACCCACAGTGAGCAGCTGGCGGTCGCCGACTCCGCTTTCTTCTGTGTTTGCCTGACCGCCCGCAAGCAGGAAAAGGCGGTGCCGGGCAATAACGCCTACATCAAGAAGTTTCTGGCCCGTTCTCCCTGGCGGCCGCGTACCATAGGCGTGTTTGCCGGGGCACTGAAATACAGTGAGTACAACTGGTGGCAGACCCGTATCATTCAGCTGATCATGAAAATCACCGGCGGCAGCACGGATACCAGTCAGGATCTGGAGTTCACCGACTGGGACAAGGTCAGGGAGTTTGCGAAGAAAATCGCAGGACGTGGCTGA
- a CDS encoding TrkH family potassium uptake protein, with protein MHIRTIIRIVGILVALFSVTMLAPALVAYIYRDGAGLDFFSAFVICLILGLALWFPNRAHHQDLRAKEGFLIVVLFWTVLGSVGAIPFLLSAEPDMTVAEAFFESFSGLTTTGATVISGLDHLPKAILFYRQMLQWLGGMGIIVLAVAILPILGIGGMQLFRAEIPGPVKDNKVAPRIAETAKALWYIYLVLTIACALLLWLAGMNLFDAICHAFSTVAIGGFSTYDASVGYFNSPMINLVIVVFLIIAGVNFSLHFAAFSSRGTRLSVYRLDPELKVFIGVQLALTLICMSVLLAHQVYSDPWQALDQALFQSVSIATTAGFSTTGFAEWPLFLPILLMFASCIGGCAGSTGGGIKVVRIMLLNLQGMRELKRLIHPRAVYRIKLGNKALADRVVEAVWGFFAAYALVFVLCMLALLATGMDELTAFTAVVATLNNLGPGLGEVAANFGTTTDGAKWIMVLAMLFGRLEIFTLLVLFTPAFWRS; from the coding sequence ATGCATATTCGCACCATTATTCGCATCGTGGGCATTCTGGTCGCCCTGTTCAGTGTCACCATGCTGGCACCGGCGCTGGTCGCCTATATCTATCGGGATGGCGCCGGGCTCGACTTTTTCAGTGCTTTTGTCATTTGTCTGATCCTGGGGCTGGCATTGTGGTTCCCCAACAGGGCGCACCATCAGGATCTGCGAGCCAAGGAAGGCTTTCTGATCGTGGTGTTGTTCTGGACGGTGCTGGGCAGCGTGGGGGCTATTCCCTTTTTGCTCAGCGCCGAGCCGGACATGACGGTCGCTGAGGCCTTTTTTGAATCCTTTTCCGGCCTGACCACCACCGGCGCCACCGTTATCAGCGGCCTCGACCATCTGCCCAAGGCCATCCTGTTTTATCGCCAGATGCTGCAGTGGCTGGGCGGCATGGGCATTATCGTGCTGGCGGTGGCGATACTGCCGATACTGGGCATCGGGGGCATGCAGCTGTTTCGGGCCGAGATTCCCGGTCCGGTCAAGGACAACAAGGTGGCGCCGCGCATTGCCGAAACTGCCAAGGCGCTATGGTATATCTACCTGGTGCTGACCATTGCCTGCGCCTTGCTGCTGTGGCTGGCGGGCATGAATCTGTTCGACGCCATCTGTCATGCCTTTTCCACCGTAGCCATCGGCGGCTTCTCTACCTACGACGCCAGTGTGGGGTACTTTAACAGCCCGATGATCAACCTGGTTATTGTGGTGTTTCTTATCATCGCCGGGGTTAACTTCAGCCTGCATTTTGCCGCCTTTTCCAGCCGGGGCACGCGACTGTCGGTTTACCGGCTGGATCCCGAGCTTAAGGTGTTCATCGGTGTGCAGCTGGCGCTCACCCTGATCTGTATGTCGGTGCTGCTGGCGCATCAGGTTTACAGTGATCCCTGGCAAGCCCTGGATCAGGCCTTGTTCCAGTCGGTGTCCATTGCCACCACCGCCGGGTTCAGCACCACCGGCTTTGCAGAGTGGCCGTTGTTTTTGCCGATATTGCTGATGTTTGCCTCCTGTATTGGTGGTTGCGCCGGCAGTACCGGCGGCGGCATCAAGGTGGTGCGTATCATGCTGCTCAACCTGCAGGGCATGCGCGAACTCAAGCGGCTGATCCACCCGCGGGCCGTCTACAGAATAAAGCTTGGCAACAAGGCGCTAGCTGATAGAGTGGTTGAGGCGGTCTGGGGCTTCTTTGCCGCCTATGCACTGGTGTTTGTACTGTGCATGCTGGCGCTGTTGGCTACCGGTATGGATGAACTCACCGCCTTTACCGCCGTGGTGGCTACCCTGAATAATCTGGGCCCGGGCCTGGGCGAGGTGGCCGCTAATTTCGGCACGACCACCGACGGTGCCAAGTGGATAATGGTGCTGGCCATGCTGTTCGGACGTCTGGAAATATTTACCCTGTTGGTGCTGTTTACGCCGGCCTTCTGGCGCAGCTGA
- a CDS encoding YigZ family protein produces the protein MAFTPYVIPAAPVVWEQEIKKSRFIACLAHTPNAEAAKAFIERLRAEYPDARHHCSAFIAGAPNDSQALGFGDDGEPSGTAGRPMLAVLQGAGIGEITAVVVRYFGGIKLGTGGLVRAYGSSVNGALAELTTMEKVIEGRLALSADYSDMAQLESLLAQNGAGWEKVDYGAVVSGVLRVDMRLRDTLVRQIKDRTQGRVIARPITD, from the coding sequence ATGGCCTTTACTCCTTACGTGATTCCGGCTGCCCCCGTGGTGTGGGAGCAGGAAATCAAAAAAAGCCGTTTTATCGCCTGTCTGGCGCACACGCCCAATGCCGAGGCGGCCAAGGCCTTTATCGAACGGTTACGGGCGGAATATCCCGATGCCCGCCACCATTGCTCGGCCTTTATTGCCGGTGCGCCGAACGATTCCCAGGCGTTGGGCTTCGGTGATGACGGAGAGCCGTCGGGTACCGCCGGTCGGCCCATGCTGGCCGTGCTACAGGGGGCGGGCATCGGTGAAATCACCGCCGTGGTGGTGCGCTACTTTGGTGGCATCAAGCTGGGCACCGGTGGCCTGGTGCGCGCCTATGGCAGTTCGGTGAACGGCGCCCTGGCCGAGCTCACCACCATGGAAAAGGTGATTGAGGGGCGGCTGGCATTGTCTGCCGACTACAGTGATATGGCGCAGCTGGAGAGCCTGCTGGCACAAAACGGCGCTGGCTGGGAAAAGGTGGACTATGGCGCCGTCGTCAGCGGGGTACTGCGGGTAGACATGCGACTGCGCGACACCCTGGTGCGGCAGATAAAAGACAGAACCCAGGGAAGGGTGATTGCGCGCCCGATCACCGATTAA
- the fadB gene encoding fatty acid oxidation complex subunit alpha FadB, with protein MIYQGETLSITRQSNGIAELCLNAPGSVNKLDSRTLLALEAALDALAQRQDICGLMITSAKDTFIVGADITEFLDKFALPEAELAGWLSRANALFNRLEDLPFPTLSLVRGYALGGGCECILATDFRLGDASARIGLPETKLGIMPGFGGTVRLPRLLGADNAMEWITTGKEHGASDCLRLGLLDGIVSTDKLHDAGLRLLQQADEHNWQDRRRQKNGPLTLSPEEAAMSFTTAKGMVAARAGHHYPAPMMAVNTIEAAAGMGRDDALQVEQDNFIKLTRTPAAHALVGIFLNDQVVKGKAKQAARNAAPVTRLAVLGAGIMGGGIACQAAVRGIPAVMKDINNDALALGMNEAGKRLTRQLERGKIDGAHLAGVLSHIRPTLSNDELDGVGLVVEAVVENPDVKAKVLAEVEQKVGADTVIASNTSTIPISTLANNLRRPDKFCGMHFFNPVHRMPLVEIIRGEHSSDDTINRVVACAAAMGKTPIVVNDCPGFFVNRVLFPYFFGFNRLLADGADFADIDRVMERQFGWPMGPARLLDVVGMDTAHHAAAVMAQGFPDRMQQNGSTAIDLMFEQQLLGQKNGHGFYHWQQDKKGRLQKTGDDTARTLLARHHGEPRPFEQDDIVARMMVPMVNEVVRCLEENIIASPAEADMALVYGLGFPPFRGGVFRWLDTLGLNAYLTMAERHTGLGPLYQVSDRLRHMAQNGETFY; from the coding sequence ATGATCTACCAAGGCGAAACCCTTTCGATCACGCGGCAAAGCAATGGCATTGCCGAGCTGTGCCTGAATGCACCCGGCAGCGTCAACAAGCTGGACAGCCGCACCCTGCTGGCGCTGGAAGCGGCCCTGGACGCACTGGCGCAACGGCAAGACATCTGCGGCCTGATGATAACCAGCGCCAAAGACACCTTTATTGTGGGCGCCGACATCACCGAATTTCTCGACAAGTTTGCGCTGCCCGAGGCCGAGCTGGCCGGCTGGCTTAGTCGCGCCAACGCCCTGTTCAACCGCCTGGAGGACTTGCCCTTTCCCACCCTGAGCCTGGTGCGTGGCTACGCCCTGGGCGGCGGCTGTGAATGTATACTGGCCACCGACTTTCGTCTGGGTGACGCCAGCGCCCGCATCGGCCTGCCGGAAACCAAGCTGGGCATCATGCCCGGCTTTGGCGGCACGGTTCGCCTGCCCCGGCTGCTGGGTGCCGATAACGCCATGGAGTGGATCACCACGGGCAAGGAGCACGGCGCCAGCGACTGCCTGCGGCTCGGCCTGCTCGATGGCATAGTGAGCACCGACAAACTGCATGACGCCGGCCTGCGCTTGCTGCAACAGGCCGATGAGCACAACTGGCAGGACCGCCGCCGGCAAAAAAACGGCCCCCTTACCCTGAGCCCGGAGGAAGCCGCCATGAGCTTTACCACCGCCAAAGGCATGGTGGCGGCCAGGGCCGGGCACCATTATCCCGCCCCCATGATGGCGGTTAATACCATTGAAGCCGCCGCCGGCATGGGCCGTGATGACGCCCTGCAAGTGGAGCAGGATAACTTTATCAAGCTCACCCGCACACCGGCGGCGCATGCGCTGGTGGGCATTTTCCTCAATGACCAGGTGGTCAAGGGCAAGGCCAAACAGGCCGCCAGAAACGCCGCCCCGGTCACGCGTCTGGCGGTGCTGGGGGCCGGCATCATGGGCGGTGGCATCGCCTGCCAGGCGGCGGTCAGGGGTATTCCAGCGGTGATGAAGGACATCAATAATGACGCCCTGGCCCTGGGCATGAATGAAGCCGGCAAGCGACTCACTCGGCAGCTGGAGCGCGGCAAAATCGACGGCGCCCACCTGGCCGGGGTGCTCTCACATATTCGCCCCACCCTGAGTAATGACGAGCTGGACGGGGTGGGCCTGGTGGTGGAAGCCGTGGTGGAAAACCCCGATGTAAAGGCCAAGGTGCTGGCGGAAGTGGAGCAAAAGGTCGGTGCGGATACCGTGATTGCCTCCAATACCTCCACCATTCCCATCTCCACCCTGGCAAACAACCTGCGGCGCCCAGACAAATTTTGCGGCATGCACTTTTTCAACCCGGTGCACCGAATGCCCCTGGTGGAAATCATTCGTGGCGAGCACAGCAGCGACGACACCATCAACCGGGTGGTGGCCTGTGCCGCGGCCATGGGCAAGACCCCCATAGTGGTCAACGACTGTCCCGGCTTTTTTGTCAACCGAGTGCTGTTCCCCTACTTTTTTGGCTTTAACCGGCTGCTCGCCGACGGCGCCGACTTTGCTGATATAGACAGGGTGATGGAACGCCAGTTTGGCTGGCCCATGGGCCCGGCCCGGCTGCTCGACGTGGTGGGTATGGACACCGCCCACCATGCCGCCGCGGTGATGGCACAAGGCTTTCCCGACCGAATGCAGCAAAACGGCAGCACCGCCATCGACCTGATGTTTGAGCAACAATTGCTGGGCCAGAAAAACGGCCATGGCTTTTACCACTGGCAACAGGACAAAAAGGGCCGGCTGCAGAAAACCGGCGACGATACCGCCCGAACGCTGCTTGCCCGGCACCATGGCGAGCCGCGCCCCTTTGAGCAGGACGACATCGTGGCGCGCATGATGGTGCCCATGGTCAACGAGGTGGTGCGCTGCCTGGAGGAAAACATTATCGCCTCGCCCGCCGAGGCGGACATGGCGCTGGTCTATGGTCTGGGCTTTCCGCCCTTTCGCGGCGGCGTGTTTCGCTGGCTCGACACCCTGGGGCTGAACGCCTACCTGACCATGGCGGAGCGCCATACCGGGCTGGGCCCGCTCTATCAGGTCAGCGACCGGCTGCGCCACATGGCGCAAAACGGTGAAACCTTTTACTGA
- the fadA gene encoding acetyl-CoA C-acyltransferase FadA: MNDVVIVDCIRTPMGRSKGGAFRHVRAEDLSAHLMQGLLARNPALAAKDIDDIVWGCVQQTLEQGFNIGRNAALLAGLPKSVSAVTVNRLCGSSMQALHDAARAIMVGDGDIVMIGGVEHMGHVPMDHGVDFHPGLALNVAKAAGMMGLTAEMLARMHHISREQQDAFALRSHQRAHEATVQGRFNHEILATRGHDADGALFNLETDEVIRPDTSLESLAGLRPVFDPANGTVTAGSSSALSDGAAAMLMMSSARAAALKLKPRARVRAMAVAGCEPSIMGMGPVPAVHKALKRAGLTLDDIELFELNEAFAAQSLAVLKELQLLDTLDDRVNLNGGAIALGHPLGCSGARICTTLINLMEQRDATLGLATMCIGMGQGIATVFERL; encoded by the coding sequence ATGAACGACGTAGTCATCGTGGATTGCATTCGCACCCCCATGGGCCGCTCCAAGGGCGGCGCCTTTCGCCATGTACGCGCCGAGGATCTGTCGGCGCACCTGATGCAGGGGCTGCTGGCCCGCAACCCGGCGCTGGCCGCCAAGGATATCGACGACATTGTCTGGGGCTGCGTGCAGCAAACCCTGGAGCAGGGATTTAACATTGGCCGCAACGCCGCCCTGCTGGCCGGCCTGCCCAAATCGGTCAGCGCGGTCACCGTGAACCGGCTGTGCGGCAGCTCCATGCAGGCGCTGCACGATGCCGCCCGCGCCATTATGGTGGGCGACGGCGACATCGTTATGATCGGCGGCGTGGAGCACATGGGCCATGTGCCCATGGATCACGGCGTGGACTTTCACCCCGGGTTGGCCCTGAACGTGGCCAAAGCCGCCGGCATGATGGGCCTGACCGCCGAAATGCTGGCCAGAATGCACCACATCAGCCGGGAACAACAAGACGCCTTTGCCCTGCGCTCTCACCAGCGCGCTCATGAAGCCACGGTACAGGGCCGCTTCAATCACGAAATTCTGGCAACACGGGGTCATGATGCCGACGGCGCCCTGTTTAACCTTGAGACCGACGAGGTGATTCGGCCCGACACCAGCCTGGAGTCACTGGCCGGCCTGCGTCCTGTGTTTGATCCTGCCAACGGCACCGTCACCGCCGGCAGTTCCTCGGCGCTGTCGGATGGTGCCGCCGCCATGCTGATGATGTCGTCGGCCCGGGCCGCCGCCCTCAAGCTGAAACCCAGGGCCCGAGTGCGCGCCATGGCGGTGGCCGGCTGCGAGCCGTCCATCATGGGTATGGGGCCGGTGCCGGCGGTACACAAGGCGCTAAAGCGCGCCGGCCTCACTCTTGATGACATTGAGCTGTTCGAATTGAACGAAGCCTTTGCCGCCCAGTCGCTGGCGGTGCTGAAGGAGCTGCAACTGCTCGACACCCTGGACGACAGGGTCAACCTTAACGGCGGCGCCATCGCCCTGGGACATCCGCTGGGCTGCTCGGGGGCACGCATTTGCACCACCCTGATTAACCTGATGGAGCAGCGGGACGCAACCCTGGGGCTGGCCACCATGTGCATCGGCATGGGCCAGGGCATCGCGACCGTGTTTGAAAGACTGTGA
- the tusA gene encoding sulfurtransferase TusA yields the protein MTASLFDAHHHLDATGLRCPEPVMMVRKQVRTMAAGETLLITADDPSTTRDIPSFCRFMDHQLLSSQVEELPYHFLIQKGD from the coding sequence ATGACCGCTTCTCTTTTCGATGCTCACCACCACCTCGACGCCACCGGCCTGCGCTGCCCGGAGCCGGTGATGATGGTGCGCAAACAGGTGCGCACCATGGCCGCCGGTGAAACCCTGCTGATCACCGCCGACGATCCCTCCACCACCCGCGACATTCCCAGTTTCTGCCGCTTTATGGACCATCAGTTGTTGTCCAGCCAGGTAGAAGAGCTGCCTTATCACTTTCTGATTCAAAAAGGCGACTGA
- a CDS encoding AEC family transporter has protein sequence MLAVSHALGPLFLLILTGVLLRRLRFPGEHFWAEAERFIYFLLFPAMLISTLATADFSQVAFAGMVGLLAGMLSLFALGLWLNRHRLGADMPAFTSVFQGALRFNTYVGVAGAAALYGETGLTAAAVAIAIMVPLVNVLCVLIFVASGSYGQAGIWGAFRALARNPLLLACLAGIALNITGIGLPGWSQDTLALAGQAALPLGLIAVGVALQLSALRGTGFAFWQACAIKFGLFPMLAAAIGWAINLAPVELGVVVLFSALPTATSSYILARQMGGNAPLMAAIITGQTLLAMAILPLWMALLTLMS, from the coding sequence ATGCTCGCCGTCAGCCATGCCCTTGGCCCCCTGTTTCTGCTGATCCTGACCGGGGTACTGCTCAGGCGCCTGCGCTTTCCCGGGGAACACTTCTGGGCAGAGGCGGAACGCTTTATCTATTTCCTGCTGTTTCCCGCCATGCTGATCAGTACCCTGGCCACCGCCGACTTCAGCCAGGTGGCCTTTGCCGGCATGGTCGGCCTGCTGGCCGGCATGCTTTCCCTGTTTGCCCTTGGCCTGTGGCTGAACCGCCATCGACTGGGAGCGGACATGCCCGCCTTTACCTCGGTATTTCAGGGAGCATTGCGTTTCAATACCTATGTGGGTGTGGCCGGGGCGGCCGCGCTCTACGGCGAGACCGGCCTGACCGCCGCCGCCGTGGCCATCGCCATCATGGTGCCGCTGGTCAACGTATTATGCGTGCTGATCTTTGTGGCCAGCGGCAGCTACGGCCAGGCAGGAATCTGGGGAGCATTCAGGGCACTGGCCAGAAACCCCCTGCTGTTGGCCTGCCTGGCCGGCATCGCCCTCAATATCACCGGCATCGGACTGCCGGGATGGAGTCAGGACACCCTGGCGCTGGCCGGGCAGGCGGCCTTGCCCCTGGGGCTGATTGCAGTGGGAGTCGCCCTGCAGCTTTCCGCCCTGAGAGGCACCGGCTTTGCTTTCTGGCAGGCCTGCGCCATCAAGTTCGGCCTGTTTCCGATGTTGGCAGCAGCCATCGGCTGGGCGATAAATCTGGCCCCGGTGGAGCTGGGAGTGGTGGTGTTGTTCAGCGCCCTGCCCACCGCCACCTCATCCTACATTCTGGCGCGCCAGATGGGCGGTAATGCGCCCCTGATGGCCGCCATCATTACCGGGCAGACCCTGCTGGCCATGGCGATATTGCCGCTATGGATGGCTCTGCTGACGCTGATGTCATAA
- a CDS encoding OmpA family lipoprotein: MKKICLAVAAALALSACTTNPYTGERQTSKAAIGSGIGALAGAVIGGASASSSDREKGILIGAASGAALGGGVGYYMDVQEAKLRDRMQGTGVSVTRNGDQIILNMPSNVTFAVDSAELSPSFYNTLSGVAMVLKEYDKTWVNVVGHTDNTGSASHNQTLSERRAATVGQFLISQGAAANRFNIRGVGFNQPIASNATEQGRAQNRRVEITLSPMG; this comes from the coding sequence ATGAAGAAGATTTGTCTGGCCGTGGCGGCGGCACTGGCTCTTTCCGCCTGTACCACCAATCCTTACACCGGCGAACGTCAGACTTCCAAGGCCGCCATCGGCAGCGGCATTGGTGCCCTGGCCGGCGCGGTGATCGGCGGCGCGTCCGCCAGCTCCAGCGATCGTGAAAAAGGCATCCTGATCGGTGCCGCCAGTGGTGCTGCCCTGGGCGGCGGTGTGGGTTACTACATGGACGTGCAGGAAGCCAAGCTGCGGGATCGCATGCAGGGCACTGGCGTCAGCGTGACCCGCAACGGTGATCAGATCATTCTCAATATGCCCAGCAATGTGACCTTTGCGGTCGACAGCGCCGAGCTGTCCCCCAGCTTCTACAATACCCTGAGTGGCGTGGCCATGGTGCTGAAAGAGTACGACAAGACTTGGGTAAACGTGGTGGGCCACACCGACAACACCGGCTCTGCCAGCCACAACCAGACCCTGTCCGAGCGTCGTGCCGCCACCGTGGGTCAGTTCCTGATCAGCCAGGGTGCCGCTGCCAATCGCTTCAATATTCGCGGTGTGGGTTTCAACCAGCCCATCGCCAGCAACGCCACCGAACAGGGCCGCGCCCAGAATCGCCGGGTAGAAATCACCCTGAGCCCCATGGGTTAA
- a CDS encoding DNA-3-methyladenine glycosylase I: MVQRCAWVNQDPRYIDYHDHEWGVPERDGRALFEKLCLDGQQAGLSWFVILCKIPAYREAFAGFEPARLAGFTEQDVERLMQNAGIVRNRRKIESIITNARAYLAMEEEGIDFSRWLWAFVGGQPVINHWAESAAVPATTPESDAMARALKKRGFAFVGSTTCYAFMQATGMVNDHLLTCHCHPANVSR; the protein is encoded by the coding sequence ATGGTGCAACGCTGTGCCTGGGTCAATCAGGACCCGCGATACATTGATTATCATGACCATGAATGGGGCGTGCCCGAGCGCGACGGCCGCGCCCTGTTTGAGAAGCTGTGTCTCGACGGCCAGCAGGCGGGCCTGAGCTGGTTTGTAATTCTTTGCAAGATACCGGCCTACCGTGAGGCCTTTGCCGGGTTTGAGCCGGCACGGCTGGCCGGTTTTACCGAGCAGGATGTGGAGCGGTTGATGCAGAATGCCGGCATCGTGCGCAACCGGCGCAAAATCGAGTCCATTATCACCAATGCCCGCGCCTACCTGGCGATGGAGGAGGAAGGCATCGACTTCAGCCGCTGGCTGTGGGCGTTCGTGGGCGGCCAGCCGGTCATCAATCACTGGGCCGAGTCTGCCGCCGTGCCGGCGACCACGCCGGAGTCCGATGCCATGGCGCGGGCGCTCAAGAAACGGGGCTTTGCCTTTGTGGGCAGCACCACCTGCTACGCCTTTATGCAGGCCACCGGCATGGTGAACGATCACCTGCTGACTTGCCATTGCCATCCCGCCAACGTCAGTCGTTGA
- the glyQ gene encoding glycine--tRNA ligase subunit alpha, producing the protein MQKFDINTFQGLILTLQDYWARQGCTIVQPLDMEVGAGTSHPMTCLRAIGPEPMAAAYVQPSRRPTDGRYGENPNRLQHYYQFQVIIKPSPDNLQELYLGSLEALGLDPQVHDIRFVEDNWENPTLGAWGLGWEVWLNGMEVTQFTYFQQVGGLECKPVTGEITYGLERLAMYIQGVDSVYDLVWCDGPLGKTTYGDIFHQNEVEQSTYNFEHADVDFLFGFFEQCEKECQRLLELEKPLPLPAYERILKAGHAFNLLDARKAISVTERQRYILRIRTLTKAVAEAYYASREALGFPMCKKEG; encoded by the coding sequence ATGCAAAAATTCGATATCAATACCTTTCAGGGACTGATCCTGACATTGCAGGATTACTGGGCCCGCCAGGGCTGCACCATAGTGCAGCCGCTGGACATGGAAGTGGGTGCCGGCACTTCCCACCCCATGACCTGCCTGCGGGCCATCGGCCCCGAACCCATGGCTGCCGCCTACGTACAGCCTTCCCGTCGTCCTACCGACGGCCGTTACGGCGAAAACCCCAACCGTCTGCAGCACTATTACCAGTTTCAGGTCATCATCAAGCCGTCACCGGACAACCTGCAGGAGCTGTATCTGGGCTCGCTCGAGGCATTGGGTCTGGACCCTCAGGTGCATGATATTCGCTTCGTGGAAGACAACTGGGAAAACCCCACCCTTGGGGCCTGGGGCCTGGGCTGGGAAGTGTGGCTCAACGGCATGGAAGTGACCCAGTTCACCTACTTCCAGCAGGTAGGCGGCCTGGAGTGCAAGCCGGTGACCGGCGAAATCACCTACGGCCTGGAACGACTGGCCATGTACATTCAGGGCGTGGACTCGGTTTACGATCTGGTGTGGTGCGACGGCCCCCTGGGCAAGACCACCTACGGCGACATCTTTCACCAGAACGAGGTGGAGCAGTCCACCTACAACTTTGAACACGCCGACGTCGACTTCCTGTTCGGCTTTTTCGAACAGTGTGAAAAGGAATGCCAGCGGCTGCTGGAGCTGGAAAAGCCCCTGCCCCTGCCCGCCTACGAGCGCATTCTCAAGGCCGGCCACGCCTTTAACCTGCTGGATGCGCGCAAGGCCATTTCGGTGACCGAGCGTCAGCGCTACATACTGCGCATTCGCACCCTGACCAAGGCCGTTGCCGAAGCCTACTACGCGTCCCGCGAGGCCCTCGGTTTCCCCATGTGCAAAAAAGAAGGATAA